The sequence TCTAATTGGCACGGCAGATGCAGAAACCATTTATAAAATTGCTCAGCGCAATCGGGCGGCGTTGCCGGCAGGTTCTCTAGAAGAGTGGAAATTGTTTTATGAGTTTCGGGATTTCACTCACTTTATCGAGGTTTATCTCATTGCCCGTCAATGCGTGAAAACGCCAGATGATTACGTTTTTCTGGTTGAGCAATTTCTGAAACAGCAAGCTGAGCAAAACATTCGCTACAGCGAAGTTCATTTTGGCACTGCTTTGCCTTCTGATAGTTTGACAGATACCGAGTTGCTCGAAGCCTTGAGCATTGGAGCAAGCAATGGTGAAGCAAAATATGGTAGTCGAGTGAAATTTATTGCGGCGATCGTCCGTCACTTTCCAGATTTGCAGAGACAAACCCTGGAATGTGCCTTACAGGGACGGGAGATGGGAATTGTCATTGGTTTAGGATTGGCTGGACAGGAGAAAGGTTATGCACCTGAGGAGTTTACCAAAACGTTTGCAGAGGCAAGGCGGCAAGGATTGAGAGTGGTCGCCCATGCTGGGGAAGCAGTTGGAGCCGAGAGTATTTGGAGTGCGTTGGAGCATTTGAAGGTGGAGCGGATTGGACACGGTATTCGCTGTTTAGAGGACGATGCATTAGTACAAAAACTGCGTGATCTACAAATCCCATTAGAGGTATCACCTCAAAGCAATTACTGTTTAGGAATTGTTGATCGCCATCAACCCCATCCAATCCGGCAACTGGTGGATGCGGGACTGTATTGCACGTTGAACTCGGATGATCCTCCGATGTTCAAAACAAATTTGGTGAATGAGTATCTCACTCTGGCTGAACAAGGATTCTCCTGGGACGAACTCTGGCAGCTCAACTTGAACACTCTAGAAGCAAGCTTTTTACCTGAACTAGAGAAGAAGATTTATCGTCAGGAGTGGCAAGCATTTCTGAGCCATCACACCGGCAACTTTAGTCCGGCAGAACCATCTTAAAGTCTTCAAACAGAATCTCACATCCTCCTCCCTGAGGTGAGGCTGCCATCAAGCCAACTTGCACGGTTTCGGTTCGTGTCAGGTACGCTAATCGCAGCATTTTGTAGTCTTCACCATTCAGGGAATATTGAATTTCGATCGCCTCTGCCCGTCGTTGCACTCGTAGCCAGAGAGATGGTGGTGGCTGTAGAAGTGGAACCACTGACCAGTCTGAGAAATCGCGCGTAACCACGGCACTAACATTCTGGATGTCCTCCACAAATTCAATGCCACATTTGAGCCAGGTTGTTTCATTCTCCCGCACCATCACCCCTGCCTGATCATAGAGCGCTCGATACTGTCCAGTAACTTTAACCTCTACTGTGAAATCGCCTGCCACCATCTGATAGTAAAAGTGACCGTTATCACGGATGAACCCGTAGTGTGTCTTGCGCCAGAAATCGGTTTGAACACCTGTTGTGAGATGAAGACCATCTGTTGAAGACTGCCACTGTGCCGGTTCGTTATACCACTGCATCTTTACCTTTGAAATATTGGAATGAACTACACATTGATAGTAGACAGAGATTTGAGTTACTCAAAGCCTATTCCTTCTGCTTGACTATATAGAGGAGCAAGACGATCGGGAGCAACA is a genomic window of Trichocoleus sp. containing:
- a CDS encoding DUF1349 domain-containing protein, whose translation is MQWYNEPAQWQSSTDGLHLTTGVQTDFWRKTHYGFIRDNGHFYYQMVAGDFTVEVKVTGQYRALYDQAGVMVRENETTWLKCGIEFVEDIQNVSAVVTRDFSDWSVVPLLQPPPSLWLRVQRRAEAIEIQYSLNGEDYKMLRLAYLTRTETVQVGLMAASPQGGGCEILFEDFKMVLPD
- the add gene encoding adenosine deaminase is translated as MSKLLREMPKVEIHTHLIGTADAETIYKIAQRNRAALPAGSLEEWKLFYEFRDFTHFIEVYLIARQCVKTPDDYVFLVEQFLKQQAEQNIRYSEVHFGTALPSDSLTDTELLEALSIGASNGEAKYGSRVKFIAAIVRHFPDLQRQTLECALQGREMGIVIGLGLAGQEKGYAPEEFTKTFAEARRQGLRVVAHAGEAVGAESIWSALEHLKVERIGHGIRCLEDDALVQKLRDLQIPLEVSPQSNYCLGIVDRHQPHPIRQLVDAGLYCTLNSDDPPMFKTNLVNEYLTLAEQGFSWDELWQLNLNTLEASFLPELEKKIYRQEWQAFLSHHTGNFSPAEPS